A window from Leptothermofonsia sichuanensis E412 encodes these proteins:
- the cysE gene encoding serine O-acetyltransferase: MQHPSPTLPLPLSERLGSSGQNAPAIKGTALSTANSFLMAGWQALREDFRIIFDRDPAAHHWLEVLCCYPGFHAIALYRLAHWLHSHRVAFIPRFISHLTRFFTGIEIHPGAEIGKGVFIDHGMGVVIGETAIVGDYCLIYQGVTLGGTGKETGKRHPTLGQHVVVGAGAKILGNIQVGDYARIGAGSIVLRAVPAHCTAVGVPGRNICRTNTQTCPLEHGQVPDVEAVAIRALLDRIETLEQQVQHLTQR, translated from the coding sequence ATGCAGCACCCTTCACCCACACTCCCCCTCCCCCTCTCTGAGCGGCTCGGAAGTTCTGGACAGAATGCTCCAGCGATCAAGGGAACGGCACTATCGACAGCAAACTCATTCCTGATGGCAGGATGGCAGGCACTGAGAGAAGATTTCCGCATTATCTTTGACCGCGACCCGGCTGCCCATCATTGGTTAGAGGTGTTGTGCTGCTATCCCGGTTTCCACGCGATCGCCCTTTACCGTCTGGCGCACTGGCTGCATAGTCATCGGGTTGCCTTCATCCCCCGGTTCATTTCACACCTGACGCGCTTTTTCACGGGAATTGAAATCCATCCCGGTGCTGAAATTGGCAAAGGCGTGTTCATTGACCACGGGATGGGAGTAGTGATTGGAGAAACGGCAATTGTAGGGGACTACTGTCTGATTTACCAGGGCGTGACCCTGGGCGGCACCGGGAAGGAGACGGGCAAACGCCATCCCACCCTGGGCCAGCATGTGGTGGTGGGTGCCGGAGCCAAAATTCTCGGTAACATCCAGGTGGGTGACTATGCCCGGATTGGAGCTGGCTCGATTGTGCTGCGAGCAGTGCCAGCCCACTGCACTGCCGTTGGAGTGCCCGGTCGTAATATTTGTCGAACCAACACCCAAACCTGCCCCCTGGAACATGGACAGGTTCCCGATGTGGAGGCTGTGGCTATTCGGGCATTACTTGATCGAATTGAAACCCTGGAACAACAAGTCCAGCATCTAACTCAACGTTAG
- a CDS encoding Asr1405/Asl0597 family protein: MSPLSSANPGTSQMDDQLNINVFETHVVSVPRIDRWRIYYRLQELMIPCWCLPDGSLRVKVQSGMGVLLLRSVVQQFVASRQEMVNWLERCWVADRFE, translated from the coding sequence ATGTCCCCCCTTTCTTCTGCAAACCCTGGCACCAGCCAGATGGATGATCAACTAAATATCAATGTCTTTGAAACCCATGTTGTTTCTGTGCCCCGCATTGATCGCTGGCGAATTTACTACCGCTTGCAAGAACTCATGATTCCCTGCTGGTGCTTACCCGATGGTTCGTTGCGGGTCAAAGTGCAGAGTGGCATGGGTGTGCTGCTGCTGCGCAGTGTGGTGCAACAATTTGTGGCATCCCGGCAAGAAATGGTGAACTGGCTGGAGCGATGCTGGGTGGCTGATCGGTTCGAATGA